A genomic region of Zea mays cultivar B73 chromosome 6, Zm-B73-REFERENCE-NAM-5.0, whole genome shotgun sequence contains the following coding sequences:
- the LOC541774 gene encoding Rop3 small GTP binding protein, translating to MSAAAASSVTKFIKCVTVGDGAVGKTCMLICYTCNKFPTDYIPTVFDNFSANVSVGGSIVNLGLWDTAGQEDYSRLRPLSYRGADVFILSFSLVSRASYENVLKKWMPELRRFSPTVPVVLVGTKLDLREDRSYLADHSAASIISTEQGEELRKQIGAVAYIECSSKTQRNVKAVFDTAIKVVLQPPRRREVTRKKMKARSNQSLRRYLCGSGCFTS from the exons ATGagcgcggcggcggcgagctcGGTCACCAAGTTCATCAAGTGCGTCACGGTCGGCGATGGGGCCGTCGGGAAGACCTGCATGCTCATCTGCTACACCTGCAACAAGTTCCCCACG GATTATATCCCCACCGTATTTGACAACTTCAGCGCCAATGTCTCCGTGGGTGGGAGCATCGTTAACTTGGGCCTCTGGGACACGGCAG GCCAGGAGGATTACAGCAGGTTGAGGCCTCTCAGCTACAGGGGTGCCGATGTGTTCATCCTCTCCTTCTCCCTGGTCAGCAGGGCGAGCTATGAGAACGTCCTCAAGAAG TGGATGCCAGAGCTTCGCCGATTTTCACCTACTGTTCCTGTAGTTCTTGTTGGAACCAAACTAG ATCTCCGTGAAGACAGATCTTACCTTGCTGACCATTCTGCTGCTTCCATCATCTCTACTGAACAG GGAGAAGAGCTCAGGAAGCAGATAGGCGCTGTGGCGTACATAGAATGCAGCTCAAAGACACAGAGG AACGTAAAGGCTGTGTTCGACACTGCAATTAAAGTAGTGCTGCAACCACCGAGGAGAAGAGAAGTTACCAGGAAGAAAATGAAGGCAAGGTCGAATCAGTCTCTGAG AAGATACCTCTGTGGAAGCGGATGTTTCACATCGTAA
- the LOC541774 gene encoding rop3 small GTP binding protein isoform X1 produces the protein MSAAAASSVTKFIKCVTVGDGAVGKTCMLICYTCNKFPTDYIPTVFDNFSANVSVGGSIVNLGLWDTAGQEDYSRLRPLSYRGADVFILSFSLVSRASYENVLKKWMPELRRFSPTVPVVLVGTKLDLREDRSYLADHSAASIISTEQGEELRKQIGAVAYIECSSKTQRNVKAVFDTAIKVVLQPPRRREVTRKKMKARSNQSLRYLCGSGCFTS, from the exons ATGagcgcggcggcggcgagctcGGTCACCAAGTTCATCAAGTGCGTCACGGTCGGCGATGGGGCCGTCGGGAAGACCTGCATGCTCATCTGCTACACCTGCAACAAGTTCCCCACG GATTATATCCCCACCGTATTTGACAACTTCAGCGCCAATGTCTCCGTGGGTGGGAGCATCGTTAACTTGGGCCTCTGGGACACGGCAG GCCAGGAGGATTACAGCAGGTTGAGGCCTCTCAGCTACAGGGGTGCCGATGTGTTCATCCTCTCCTTCTCCCTGGTCAGCAGGGCGAGCTATGAGAACGTCCTCAAGAAG TGGATGCCAGAGCTTCGCCGATTTTCACCTACTGTTCCTGTAGTTCTTGTTGGAACCAAACTAG ATCTCCGTGAAGACAGATCTTACCTTGCTGACCATTCTGCTGCTTCCATCATCTCTACTGAACAG GGAGAAGAGCTCAGGAAGCAGATAGGCGCTGTGGCGTACATAGAATGCAGCTCAAAGACACAGAGG AACGTAAAGGCTGTGTTCGACACTGCAATTAAAGTAGTGCTGCAACCACCGAGGAGAAGAGAAGTTACCAGGAAGAAAATGAAGGCAAGGTCGAATCAGTCTCTGAG ATACCTCTGTGGAAGCGGATGTTTCACATCGTAA